One window of Carcharodon carcharias isolate sCarCar2 chromosome 25, sCarCar2.pri, whole genome shotgun sequence genomic DNA carries:
- the tagln gene encoding transgelin: MANQGPAYGFSRDIRNKIEKKYEPELEERLVEWIIAQCGASVGRPEPGRLGFQAWLKDGTVLSLLINSLYSEDKKPIKKIQDSDKAFKQMEQVSRFLIAAEAYGVNKTDIFQTVDLWESKDMAAVQRTLMALGSIAVTRNDGHYHGDLNWFHKKAQENKREFTEEQLAQGKNIIGLQMGSNQGASQAGMIGYGQTRQIIS, translated from the exons ATGGCCAATCAAGGACCAGCTTACGGATTTAGTAGGGACATTCGGAACAAGATTGAGAAGAAGTATGAACCTGAACTGGAGGAGCGGCTAGTGGAGTGGATTATTGCTCAGTGTGGGGCAAGTGTGGGTCGACCTGAACCAGGGAGATTAGGTTTCCAAGCTTGGCTTAAGGATGGCACA GTACTGAGTCTACTGATTAACAGTCTTTATTCAGAAGACAAGAAACCCATTAAGAAGATTCAAGACAGTGACAAGGCTTTTAAACAAATGGAACAAGTGTCACGATTTCTGATAGCAGCTGAGGCATATGGAGTCAACAAAACTGACATCTTCCAGACTGTGGATCTGTGGGAAT CAAAGGATATGGCTGCTGTTCAGAGAACCCTCATGGCTTTGGGAAGTATTGCAGTAACAAGAAATGATGGACATTACCATGGTGATCTAAACTGGTTCCACAA GAAAGCGCAAGAGAACAAGCGTGAGTTCACAGAAGAGCAACTGGCCCAGGGGAAGAACATTATTGGCCTCCAGATGGGAAGCAATCAGGGAGCATCGCAGGCTGGGATGATTGGCTATGGACAAACCAGACAGATCATTAGCTAA